In Amycolatopsis sulphurea, one genomic interval encodes:
- a CDS encoding S53 family peptidase: MNRAQHVSLSGSLRSELSGVEVLGPVDPDAMITATVVLRRRAELSVADLAAPLSPGDLAGRFGAAPEELERVRTVLADAGLTVTEAHAGSRRVAVRGPARVMAAVFGTELNRVRGAGSAEFAARSGGLHVPAEIGDFVVAVLGLDERPQARAQFRLHTEAAGQGYRPDEVGSLYGFPAGTDGRGRTVAVIELGGGYRPQDLKNYFAGLQIPEPKVTAAGVDGAHNAPSGDPNSADGEVALDIEVIGALAPGAAQIVYFAPNTDQGFLDAVSTAVHASPTPVAVSISWGQSEDQWTAQARTAMDQAFADAAALGVTVCTASGDNGSADGQKDGAQHVDFPASSPHALACGGTRLEGKPPATITAEKVWNTSGGGSTGGGVSDAFPVPDFQKTAGVPVRAGAGKPGRGVPDVAGDADPATGYRILVDGQHAVVGGTSAVAPLWAALLSRLAQHTGHGFGLVHSKLYAAAAAGKAQPGFRDITEGNNGAYSAASGWDACTGLGAPDGAALQRILGGAKA; encoded by the coding sequence ATGAACCGAGCACAGCACGTATCCTTGTCCGGCAGTCTTCGTTCCGAGCTGTCCGGGGTCGAGGTTCTCGGCCCGGTCGATCCGGACGCCATGATCACCGCGACCGTGGTGCTCCGGCGGCGTGCGGAGCTCTCGGTGGCCGATCTGGCCGCACCACTGAGTCCCGGCGATCTCGCCGGGCGGTTCGGCGCCGCGCCCGAAGAACTCGAGCGGGTCCGGACCGTGCTCGCCGACGCCGGGCTCACGGTGACCGAGGCGCACGCCGGGTCCCGGCGGGTGGCGGTCCGCGGCCCGGCCCGGGTGATGGCCGCCGTTTTCGGCACGGAACTCAACCGCGTCCGCGGCGCCGGATCCGCGGAGTTCGCGGCACGCAGTGGTGGACTCCATGTGCCCGCGGAGATCGGCGATTTCGTGGTCGCCGTGCTGGGCCTGGACGAACGGCCGCAGGCGCGGGCGCAGTTCCGGCTGCACACCGAAGCCGCGGGGCAGGGGTACCGCCCGGACGAAGTCGGTTCGCTGTACGGCTTCCCGGCCGGGACCGACGGCCGGGGCCGGACCGTCGCGGTGATCGAACTCGGCGGGGGATACCGGCCCCAGGACCTGAAGAACTACTTCGCCGGCTTGCAGATCCCCGAACCGAAAGTGACCGCGGCGGGGGTGGACGGCGCGCACAACGCACCGTCCGGGGACCCGAACTCCGCGGACGGCGAGGTGGCGCTCGACATCGAGGTGATCGGCGCGCTCGCCCCCGGCGCGGCGCAGATCGTCTACTTCGCGCCGAACACCGATCAGGGTTTCCTCGACGCGGTCAGCACCGCGGTGCACGCCAGCCCCACACCCGTCGCGGTCAGCATCAGCTGGGGCCAGTCCGAGGACCAGTGGACGGCGCAGGCCCGGACGGCGATGGACCAGGCCTTCGCCGACGCGGCCGCGCTCGGGGTGACGGTGTGCACAGCCTCCGGCGACAACGGCAGTGCCGACGGCCAGAAGGACGGCGCACAGCACGTGGACTTCCCGGCGTCGAGTCCGCACGCGCTGGCCTGCGGAGGCACCCGGCTCGAAGGAAAACCGCCTGCCACGATCACCGCGGAGAAAGTCTGGAACACCTCCGGCGGCGGCTCGACCGGCGGCGGTGTCAGCGACGCCTTCCCGGTGCCGGACTTCCAGAAGACGGCCGGGGTGCCCGTCCGGGCCGGTGCGGGCAAGCCGGGCCGCGGCGTGCCGGACGTGGCCGGCGACGCCGACCCGGCCACCGGGTACCGGATCCTCGTGGACGGGCAGCACGCCGTGGTCGGCGGCACGAGCGCGGTGGCACCGTTGTGGGCGGCGTTGCTGAGCCGCCTCGCGCAGCACACCGGGCATGGTTTCGGCCTGGTGCACAGCAAGCTCTACGCCGCCGCGGCGGCGGGCAAGGCCCAGCCGGGCTTCCGCGATATCACCGAGGGCAACAACGGTGCGTATTCGGCGGCCTCGGGCTGGGACGCGTGCACCGGGCTCGGCGCGCCGGACGGTGCGGCACTGCAGCGGATTCTCGGAGGTGCCAAGGCCTGA
- a CDS encoding multicopper oxidase family protein — MTGVSRRVFLGAGLAAGIGLGVGIPFALGARGPTSTGAVLPSLLPPVPAFAVPLPIPPVLSPVRRDAHADYYEITQAPAQVSLLPGLRTGIWGYNGIFPGPTLVSRRGRPAVVTHTNRLPVPTVVHLHGGRTPHADDGYPVDFLYPDGPMPGMAMPGMTGSGMGMPGDTRMVRRAYTYPMDQRAATLWYHDHRMDFTGPSVWRGLAGFHLVRDEEEDALGLPSGPRELPLMITDRSFDADGSLRYPSRDPALREPGVTDAYMAGLLGDVMLVNGAPWPVATVEGAQYRLRILNACNARRLDLRLNPGAPLTQIGTDGGLLTSPLQHDHFELAPAQRVDVLVDFSAYRPGTIVTLVNDFGEGRMGEILRFAVGERAPDRFRLPGRLSTVEPLGPPSVTRTMHFASAGTDGWRINGVPFGVDTVAARPMFGSTETWRLVSDFHHPVHLHLNPFQVLSRGLAGPGPFDAGWKDTIDLRPAEEAAIAVRFDGYRGKYVFHCHNLEHEDMAMMGNFVVT, encoded by the coding sequence ATGACCGGGGTGAGCCGCCGGGTGTTCCTCGGCGCCGGACTGGCCGCTGGGATCGGCCTCGGCGTGGGAATCCCGTTCGCGCTCGGTGCCCGCGGGCCGACCAGTACCGGCGCGGTGCTGCCCAGCCTGCTTCCGCCGGTTCCCGCGTTCGCGGTGCCGCTGCCGATCCCGCCGGTGCTGAGCCCGGTCCGGCGCGACGCGCACGCCGACTACTACGAGATCACCCAGGCTCCCGCACAGGTCTCCCTGCTGCCCGGCCTGCGCACCGGAATCTGGGGCTACAACGGGATCTTCCCCGGCCCGACCCTGGTCTCCCGCCGCGGCCGGCCGGCCGTCGTCACGCACACGAACCGGCTGCCCGTGCCGACCGTGGTGCACCTGCACGGCGGCCGGACCCCGCATGCCGACGACGGGTATCCGGTGGACTTCCTGTACCCGGACGGCCCGATGCCCGGGATGGCAATGCCCGGCATGACCGGCTCCGGGATGGGGATGCCCGGCGACACCCGGATGGTCCGCCGCGCCTACACCTATCCGATGGACCAGCGCGCCGCGACGCTGTGGTACCACGACCATCGGATGGATTTCACCGGGCCGAGCGTCTGGCGCGGGCTGGCCGGGTTCCATCTGGTGCGCGACGAGGAGGAGGACGCGCTCGGCCTGCCGTCCGGCCCGCGGGAACTGCCGCTGATGATCACGGATCGCAGCTTCGACGCGGACGGTTCACTGCGGTATCCCAGCCGTGACCCGGCGCTGCGGGAGCCGGGCGTCACGGACGCCTACATGGCGGGCTTACTCGGCGATGTCATGCTCGTCAACGGGGCGCCCTGGCCGGTCGCCACCGTCGAAGGCGCGCAGTACCGGCTGCGGATCCTCAACGCGTGCAACGCCCGCCGCCTCGACCTCCGGCTGAATCCGGGCGCCCCGCTGACCCAGATCGGCACCGACGGCGGCCTGCTCACCTCGCCCCTGCAGCACGACCATTTCGAACTCGCCCCAGCCCAGCGCGTGGACGTGCTCGTGGACTTCTCCGCCTACCGGCCGGGCACGATCGTCACCCTGGTCAACGACTTCGGCGAGGGCCGCATGGGCGAGATCCTGCGCTTCGCCGTGGGCGAGCGCGCGCCGGACCGGTTCCGCCTGCCCGGCCGGCTGAGCACCGTCGAACCGCTCGGCCCGCCGTCCGTGACGCGGACGATGCATTTCGCGTCCGCGGGCACGGACGGCTGGCGGATCAACGGCGTCCCGTTCGGTGTGGACACGGTGGCCGCGCGCCCGATGTTCGGCAGCACCGAGACGTGGCGGCTGGTGTCGGACTTCCACCATCCCGTGCACCTGCACCTCAACCCGTTCCAGGTGCTCTCGCGCGGGCTCGCCGGCCCCGGCCCGTTCGACGCGGGCTGGAAGGACACGATCGACCTGCGCCCGGCCGAAGAGGCGGCGATCGCGGTCCGGTTCGACGGGTACCGCGGCAAGTACGTGTTCCACTGCCACAACCTCGAACACGAGGACATGGCCATGATGGGAAACTTCGTGGTGACCTGA
- a CDS encoding MarR family winged helix-turn-helix transcriptional regulator has protein sequence MTTPPPTIRLGLLLRQAHRRAAAALNEALGPLGLTGRHFGVLLLIDRDGATTQRDLIRETGSDKAGMVRTVEDLERLGYLTRTRSATDRRVADLTLTPAGEETFATARELAGKAAGELFGMFRAEEAEALEDLLTRFLAVD, from the coding sequence ATGACCACCCCACCTCCGACGATCCGGCTGGGCCTGTTGCTGCGCCAGGCGCACCGGCGCGCGGCGGCGGCGCTGAACGAGGCCCTCGGGCCGCTGGGCCTGACTGGCCGGCATTTCGGGGTGCTGCTGCTGATCGACCGGGACGGCGCGACGACCCAGCGCGATCTGATCCGGGAGACCGGCAGCGACAAGGCGGGCATGGTGCGGACCGTGGAGGATCTCGAACGGCTGGGCTACCTGACCCGCACCCGTTCGGCGACCGACCGGCGGGTCGCGGACCTGACCCTGACCCCGGCCGGCGAGGAAACCTTCGCCACCGCCCGCGAGCTGGCCGGGAAGGCGGCAGGGGAGCTGTTCGGGATGTTCCGTGCCGAGGAGGCCGAGGCCCTCGAAGACCTGCTGACCCGCTTCCTGGCCGTCGACTGA
- the murC gene encoding UDP-N-acetylmuramate--L-alanine ligase — MSEPTIRDLGHVYLIGIGGVGMSGLAEILLRRGVPVSGSETGDRPVLAKLARLGATIHRRHQPGNLWNADTVVRSTAIPGDHVELVAAHDRGLPVLHRSEALARVLAGRRTIAVTGTHGKTTTTAMITVALRAGGADPSYVIGGDVRTLGSGGHGSGPHFVVEADESDRSFVAYSPEVAVVTNIDSDHLNTYGDVDGLAEAFLGFCRRVPPTGFVVTNADDEPCRRLAATLREEGRTVFTYGEANDADLKVVGLTTVPDGIRYDGALIGPVRVPVVGTHLGLNSAAALLVTRRLGVAGGVRGLQRFPGVRRRFELRGVANGVRVYDDYAGHHTAMAASLRAMRTVAEDHRLIVVCQPNRVWRMRQFLHETAGSLAIADEAVVLEIFAPGETVTADVDGRALMDAIPLPQDAKTFAGTASNAIAEVVRRARPGDVVVTLGSPEMATLAGQAVEALETTAACAG; from the coding sequence ATGAGCGAGCCGACCATACGGGACCTCGGCCATGTGTACCTGATCGGCATCGGCGGAGTCGGGATGTCGGGGCTGGCGGAGATCCTGCTCCGCCGCGGGGTGCCGGTGAGCGGCAGCGAGACCGGCGACCGCCCGGTGCTGGCCAAGCTGGCCCGGCTCGGCGCCACGATCCACCGGCGGCACCAGCCGGGCAACCTGTGGAACGCCGATACGGTCGTGCGCTCCACCGCGATCCCCGGCGACCACGTCGAACTCGTCGCGGCGCACGATCGCGGGCTGCCGGTCCTGCACCGTTCCGAGGCACTGGCCAGGGTGCTGGCGGGCCGGCGCACCATCGCCGTCACGGGCACGCACGGCAAGACCACCACGACCGCGATGATCACCGTCGCGTTGCGGGCCGGCGGGGCGGATCCGTCCTATGTGATCGGTGGTGACGTCCGCACGCTCGGCTCCGGCGGGCACGGCTCCGGTCCGCACTTCGTCGTCGAGGCCGACGAAAGCGACCGCTCGTTCGTCGCGTACAGCCCCGAAGTCGCGGTCGTCACCAACATCGACTCCGATCATCTGAATACGTATGGCGATGTCGACGGTCTCGCGGAAGCGTTTCTCGGCTTCTGCCGCCGTGTGCCGCCGACCGGTTTCGTGGTCACCAACGCCGACGACGAACCCTGCCGCCGGCTCGCCGCGACCCTGCGTGAGGAAGGCCGCACTGTCTTCACCTATGGCGAAGCCAACGACGCGGACCTGAAGGTGGTCGGGCTCACGACGGTCCCCGACGGTATCCGCTACGACGGCGCGCTGATCGGCCCTGTCCGCGTCCCCGTCGTAGGAACCCATCTCGGGCTCAACTCAGCAGCCGCACTCCTGGTCACGCGTCGTCTCGGCGTAGCAGGCGGCGTACGCGGGCTTCAGCGTTTCCCCGGCGTACGAAGGCGTTTCGAGCTGCGCGGCGTCGCGAACGGCGTACGCGTGTACGACGACTACGCCGGCCACCACACGGCGATGGCCGCATCGCTGCGAGCGATGCGTACGGTCGCCGAGGACCACCGGCTCATCGTGGTGTGCCAGCCCAACCGCGTGTGGCGCATGCGCCAGTTCCTCCACGAGACGGCCGGCTCACTCGCCATCGCCGACGAAGCGGTGGTCCTGGAGATCTTCGCCCCGGGCGAGACCGTCACGGCCGACGTCGACGGCCGCGCCCTCATGGACGCGATCCCGCTTCCGCAGGACGCCAAGACGTTCGCCGGTACGGCTTCGAACGCCATCGCCGAAGTCGTCCGACGCGCCCGCCCGGGTGATGTGGTCGTCACCCTCGGCTCCCCGGAGATGGCCACGCTCGCCGGGCAGGCCGTCGAAGCTCTGGAGACCACCGCCGCCTGCGCCGGCTGA
- a CDS encoding LLM class flavin-dependent oxidoreductase, which yields MELGIYSFGDRPPDPLTGARVPVAQRLAETVERIRLADELGLGFYGLGEHHLADYAISNPATVLAAAASVTERITLSSAVTVLSTEDPVRVYQQFTTLDQLSRGRAELLAGRGSFTESFPLFGADLAEYDELFEEKLALLLRLDREDPITWSGRFRPPLEQAHVYPRPYRDRLRISVGTGGNPESSIRAGLLGLPVVYAVIGGEPERFAPLVDLYRQAGEAGGHTADELPVTMSAIGLIAEKSQDAKEIFYPYWLETMKYGARARGWAIPSRAEYDAYTHHARALFTGSPAEVAERLITVGRLTGASRYALQMDWSGVPHAVVLKAIELLGTEVLPVVRKEFGSAP from the coding sequence ATGGAACTGGGCATCTACAGCTTCGGCGACCGGCCGCCGGACCCGCTGACCGGGGCGCGGGTGCCGGTCGCGCAGCGGCTGGCGGAGACCGTGGAGCGGATCAGGCTCGCGGACGAACTCGGGCTCGGCTTCTACGGGCTCGGCGAGCATCACCTCGCGGACTACGCCATCTCGAACCCGGCGACGGTGCTGGCCGCGGCGGCGAGCGTGACCGAGCGGATCACGCTCTCCAGCGCGGTCACCGTGCTCTCCACCGAGGACCCGGTCCGGGTGTACCAGCAGTTCACCACGCTCGACCAGCTCAGCCGCGGCCGGGCGGAACTGCTCGCCGGCCGGGGGTCGTTCACCGAGTCGTTCCCGCTCTTCGGCGCCGACCTCGCCGAGTACGACGAGCTGTTCGAGGAGAAGCTGGCGCTGCTGCTGCGCCTGGATCGCGAAGACCCGATCACCTGGTCCGGCCGTTTCCGCCCGCCCCTGGAGCAGGCGCACGTGTACCCGCGCCCGTACCGCGACCGGCTGCGCATCTCCGTGGGCACCGGCGGCAATCCGGAGTCCTCGATCCGCGCCGGGCTGCTCGGGCTGCCCGTGGTGTACGCGGTGATCGGTGGCGAGCCGGAGCGGTTCGCCCCGCTCGTGGACCTGTACCGGCAGGCGGGCGAGGCGGGCGGGCACACCGCGGACGAGCTGCCGGTGACCATGAGCGCGATCGGCCTGATCGCGGAGAAGTCCCAGGACGCCAAGGAGATCTTCTACCCGTACTGGCTGGAGACGATGAAGTACGGCGCCCGCGCCCGCGGCTGGGCGATCCCGTCACGTGCCGAGTACGACGCCTACACCCACCACGCCCGGGCGCTGTTCACCGGCAGCCCCGCCGAGGTCGCCGAACGCCTGATCACCGTGGGCAGGCTGACCGGCGCGAGCCGCTACGCCTTGCAGATGGACTGGTCCGGCGTCCCGCACGCCGTGGTGCTGAAAGCGATCGAACTGCTGGGCACGGAGGTGCTCCCGGTCGTCCGGAAGGAGTTCGGCTCGGCCCCCTGA
- a CDS encoding VOC family protein: MAAKLNPYVSFRDNAREAMEFYHEVFGGDLALTTFGEFGASAVEGYADKIMHGSLDTDQGFTLMAADTPPGMEHRPGTNISISLSGDEAELLRGYWAKLSDGGTVAVPLEKQMWGDEFGSCTDRFGITWMVNIGQPAG, encoded by the coding sequence ATGGCAGCGAAACTCAACCCCTACGTCAGCTTCCGCGACAACGCCCGGGAGGCGATGGAGTTCTACCACGAGGTGTTCGGCGGCGACCTCGCGCTCACCACGTTCGGCGAATTCGGCGCGTCGGCCGTGGAAGGCTACGCGGACAAGATCATGCACGGTTCACTCGACACCGACCAGGGCTTCACGCTGATGGCCGCGGACACCCCGCCGGGCATGGAACACCGGCCGGGCACGAACATCTCCATCAGCCTCAGCGGCGACGAAGCCGAGTTGCTGCGCGGCTACTGGGCGAAGCTCTCCGACGGCGGCACCGTGGCCGTCCCGCTGGAGAAGCAGATGTGGGGCGACGAGTTCGGCTCGTGCACCGACCGGTTCGGCATCACCTGGATGGTCAACATCGGCCAGCCTGCGGGCTGA